A portion of the Daphnia magna isolate NIES linkage group LG4, ASM2063170v1.1, whole genome shotgun sequence genome contains these proteins:
- the LOC116921689 gene encoding F-box and WD repeat domain-containing 11-B, whose amino-acid sequence MEDIVSLLVKRHMNLVVENILSFLDHNSLQSCEFVSKTWYLVIRNGKLWKRLYGRVSQRKPLLQNLMIRRELEAKHDTENDEFLYKRLFYAQQTLVQNWSSGKYKTSLKALGEVSVSIFTMDARRILYGLRTSPSVPSSIMVWNRWTMESEHFLVGHQEWITDMQICGDLIFCSYYDGTILVWDLKTKEVVQQFQDQEVVDWVVIHAAHGLLITCTSILSGLTDRDTSVTIRRIHSPTEMAIEKTEEISNMKVSMLVSDENYFAVVLSSSSRNCIKLQLRSPVDFQCVHEISNLISHEDSYAYHSGWLVTGSSEGIIKVWNPVTQTCVQTWNSQEKIEDLHLSSKHIVTRNSDGKLFAWDLPISDRINLLEKPSPSCLFEINGSEEVSMMDPSLIVDELQILTISVKDIPKTDASTSALTIRDFLN is encoded by the coding sequence ATGGAAGATATTGTCAGCCTCCTGGTGAAACGACACATGAACTTGGTTGTGGAAAACATCTTATCTTTTCTTGACCACAACAGCTTACAAAGCTGTGAGTTTGTATCCAAAACTTGGTATTTGGTTATTAGGAATGGAAAATTATGGAAGCGGCTCTATGGACGTGTATCACAGAGGAAGCCACTTTTGCAGAATCTTATGATACGCAGGGAACTTGAGGCAAAGCACGACACTGAGAATGATGAATTCCTGTACAAGAGATTATTCTATGCCCAACAGACCCTTGTACAGAATTGGAGCTCAGGAAAGTACAAGACATCCTTAAAAGCTCTGGGTGAAGTCAGTGTTTCCATATTTACGATGGATGCTCGTCGAATTCTCTATGGCTTGAGAACATCTCCTTCAGTTCCTTCTTCCATCATGGTATGGAATCGCTGGACTATGGAATCAGAACATTTTCTGGTGGGTCACCAAGAATGGATAACAGATATGCAGATCTGTGGAGACCTAATATTCTGCTCTTACTATGATGGAACCATTCTCGTGTGGGATCTAAAAACCAAAGAAGTTGTCCAGCAGTTCCAAGATCAAGAAGTAGTGGATTGGGTGGTGATCCACGCCGCACACGGTCTTCTCATAACCTGCACTAGCATTTTATCTGGTCTCACGGATCGAGATACCTCGGTAACCATCCGTCGAATTCACAGCCCTACAGAAATGGCTATCGAAAAAACCGAAGAAATTTCCAATATGAAAGTCAGTATGCTCGTTTCGGACGAAAATTACTTTGCCGTcgttctttcttcttccagCAGGAACTGTATCAAACTACAGTTACGCTCGCCTGTTGATTTCCAGTGCGTTCACGAAATCAGCAACCTCATCTCGCACGAGGATAGTTATGCCTATCACAGTGGCTGGCTAGTGACGGGATCGTCCGAAGGAATAATCAAAGTTTGGAATCCTGTAACTCAAACATGCGTACAGACTTGGAATTCTCAGGAGAAGATAGAAGATCTTCACCTCAGTTCCAAGCATATTGTCACGCGAAACTCGGACGGTAAATTGTTCGCGTGGGATCTTCCAATATCCGACCGTATTAACTTACTAGAAAAACCATCGCCAAGTTGTTTATTTGAAATCAATGGTTCTGAAGAAGTCAGCATGATGGATCCATCATTAATTGTGGACGAGCTTCAAATTCTCACCATCTCGGTGAAAGACATTCCCAAAACAGATGCATCAACTTCTGCGCTGACTATCAGAGACTTTTTGAATTAA
- the LOC116921690 gene encoding 4-hydroxy-2-oxoglutarate aldolase, mitochondrial: MLCFGRAYPAISRILPSCVRPYSSAVIPDEKGIQLGGIYPPLTTPFNADETISFDKLADNLTQYARIPFAGYVVQGSNGEYPFLEKEEKLQIVKFVKDFIKESNKPLIAGSGCESTKATIRLTEEMAACGADAVMVVTPSYFKISMNDAAMIAHYTTVADSSPVPVILYSVPANTGIDLSIDAIQILAKHPNIIGLKDSGGDVTRIGSIVQKTRGQDFKVLSGSASFLLPSYLAGSVGGVCALANVLGDVLCHMHSLYEKNIIDKELQRRLIDPNNMVTRRFGVAGMKAALDMFGYYGGPNRSPMLSVSAEARLVIKKAFVDNEFVPQSR; the protein is encoded by the exons ATGTTGTGCTTTGGGCGAGCGTATCCTGCAATTTCCAGAATATTGCCTTCCTGTGTGCGACCGTATTCTTCGGCCGTGATTCCCGATGAAAAGGGGATTCAACTTGGAGGAATTTATCCACCACTGACGACGCCTTTCAACGCCGACGAGACTATCTCCTTTGACAAGTTGGCTGACAATTTGACGCAGTATGCTCGAATTCCATTTGCTGGTTACGTCGTTCAAGGATCCAACGGTGAATATCCGTtccttgaaaaagaagaaaagctaCAAATCGTCAAGTTTGTCAAAGATTTCATCAAGGAAAGCAACAAGCCGTTGATTGCCGGCTCCGGTTGTGAAT CTACCAAGGCAACAATTAGACTGACGGAGGAAATGGCTGCTTGTGGAGCTGATGCTGTGATGGTAGTCACGCCATCTTACTTCAAAATTTCGATGAAT GATGCTGCCATGATTGCCCATTACACAACAGTCGCCGATTCCAGCCCTGTACCAGTCATCTTGTACAG TGTTCCAGCTAATACAGGCATCGATTTGAGTATCGATGCTATTCAAATTCTAGCTAAACATCCAAACATTATCGGACTTAAAGATAGTGGAGGGGACGTGACAAGAATCGGAAGTATCGTGCAAAAGACTCGGGGTCAAGATTTTAAGGTTCTTTCTGGCTCTGCTTCGTTCCTTCTTCCCAGTTACCTGGCCGGATCGGTAGGCGGAGTCTGTGCTTTAGCCAATGTTTTGGGTGACGTTCTCTGTCATATGCATTCGCTGtatgaaaaaaacattatcgacaAAGAGCTTCAGAGGAGGCTGATTGACCCCAACAATATG GTTACCCGGCGTTTCGGAGTGGCCGGAATGAAAGCAGCTTTGGACATGTTTGGATATTACGGCGGCCCTAATCGATCACCAATGCTTAGCGTTAGCGCAGAGGCTCGTTTAGTGATTAAGAAAGCATTTGTTGATAACGAATTTGTTCCCCAATCTCGGTAG
- the LOC123471239 gene encoding glycine-rich protein DOT1-like, giving the protein MLKLCKQQLEILIRSSLCVPISNMKKVTVTATCLLVIGLVLVQHGAEATWKKEKGKGSDYGGGDYGGGDYSGGGYSGVSYGGEHGGMNYGDDKGHNTGHHKGHHKGHHKGHNKGGGEYGGGEYGGVGYGAEGGKGHHKGHHKGHHKGHNKGGEGYVSQQYSHPAESYSSQDGGYGGFAGHGESTGSDYAPPSFLSNFPNAEDFWN; this is encoded by the exons ATGCTAAAACTGTGCAAACAACAATTGGAAATCCTCATCCGTAGCAGCTTGTGCGTTCCGATATCCAACatgaaaaag GTTACAGTTACGGCTACCTGTTTGTTAGTGATTGGGTTGGTGTTAGTTCAACATGGCGCAGAAGCGAcatggaagaaagaaaaaggaaaag GTTCAGATTATGGTGGAGGAGACTATGGCGGGGGAGACTACAGTGGGGGAGGCTACAGTGGAGTAAGCTACGGCGGAGAACACGGAGGAATGAATTATGGTGATGACAAAG GTCATAATACAGGACATCACAAGGGCCATCATAAGGGACATCATAAAGGACATAATAAAGGCGGAGGTGAATATGGTGGAGGTGAATACGGAGGTGTAGGATACGGAGCAGAAGGCGGAAAAG GTCATCACAAGGGCCATCACAAAGGGCACCACAAAGGCCACAATAAGGGCGGCGAAGGATACGTTAGTCAGCAATACAGCCATCCAGCGGAATCTTATTCATCACAGGATGGTGGTTACGGAGGTTTCGCAGGACATGGAGAATCGACCGGAAGCGATTACGCACCACCTTCGTTTCTCAGTAATTTTCCTAATGCCGAAGATTTTTGGAATTAG
- the LOC116921678 gene encoding LOW QUALITY PROTEIN: collagen alpha-1(I) chain (The sequence of the model RefSeq protein was modified relative to this genomic sequence to represent the inferred CDS: deleted 2 bases in 2 codons) — protein MKAVVILPFLVATAFAAPQYGATPQYGPAPQTVEVSPQVSLEQWGTQTSGAFASAHIEPAQHHVQAAAHASTGSWGGSPSSSNLQIRPRPQMEEIQRQWEQFIEYLPWLKGPAGPPGPPGHAGADGAQGGGYGGGQSQQTVVAGPPGPPGAPGPAGPKGDSGNPGTPGGPGPQGPAGLNGAPGAPGPAGERGSNGAPGAPGGPGFPGAKGAPGNNGAPGLNGAPGTPGRDGNNGAPGAPGPKGETGAPGQTSTSNSAGPAGPPGSPGRDGAPGTPGRPGPQGPVGPAGAIGPAGSPGTNGFPGTPGPKGEAGSPGTPGGPGNDGRPGAPGTSGPAGPAGPVGPPGGNGGPGKDGLSGRPGAPGKDGFPGGPGLPGGPGQPGQPGKDGFNGAPGAPGSPGSLGPAGPQGKPGAPGSPGGPGGPGPAGPAGGPGSQGQPGTPGFPGGPGPAGPQGAPGPQGPTGPEGRPGSPGTPGPAGPAGATGSAGISTSIQSPAYEVPAHQTGHQQAPAAQPSHQETAQPPFWAAPTQPSWSTPPQPSVQAPQSAYGRR, from the exons ATGAAGGCAGTA gTTATCCTACCTTTTTTGGTTGCGACAGCTTTTGCTGCTCCGCAGTACGGGGCTACCCCGCAATATGGACCTGCTCCACAAACGGTCGAGGTGTCTCCTCAAGTGTCGCTTGAACAATGGGGAACACAGACTTCGGGAGCTTTTGCTTCCGCCCACATTGAACCTGCTCAGCATCACGTCCAGGCAGCTGCTCATGCTTCCACTGGATCGTGGGGAGGATCTCCGTCATCCTCAAACCTCCAAATCCGACCTAGGCCTCAAATGGAAGAAATCCAGAGACAATGGGAACAGTTCATCGA GTACCTGCCGTGGCTGAAGGGACCTGCTGGTCCACCAGGCCCACCTGGACATGCCGGCGCAGATGGTGCCCAAGGAGGTGGTTACGGTGGGGGCCAAAGCCAACAGACAGTTGTGGCTGGACCTCCGGGTCCACCTGGTGCACCAGGACCTGCTGGACCTAAAGGAGATTCCGGAAATCCAGGCACTCCAGGTGGACCGGGACCCCAAGGCCCCGCAGGACTCAATGGCGCCCCAGGTGCGCCAGGACCAGCTGGTGAACGTGGTTCGAACGGAGCTCCCGGAGCTCCTGGAGGACCTGGTTTTCCTGGAGCAAAAGGAGCTCCTGGAAATAATGGAGCCCCTGGTCTTAATGGAGCTCCAGGAACACCAGGCAGAGATGGTAACAACGGAGCACCAGGAGCTCCAGGACCCAAAGGTGAAACAGGTGCACCAGGTCAAACGTCAACTTCAAATAGCGCTGGACCGGCCGGACCACCAGGTTCCCCT GGTAGAGATGGAGCTCCTGGCACTCCTGGTAGACCTGGACCCCAAGGCCCTGTAGGCCCAGCTGGAGCAATTGGACCTGCTGGTTCTCCTGGCACCAATGGTTTCCCTGGAACTCCTGGCCCTAAAGGTGAAGCTGGATCTCCTGGCACCCCTGGAGGCCCTGGCAATGATGGACGTCCAGGCGCACCGGGCACTTCAGGCCCTGCTGGACCTGCGGGACCGGTTGGGCCCCCCGGCGGTAACGGCGGACCAGGCAAAGACGGCCTCTCTGGCAGACCAGGTGCTCCAGGAAAAGACGGGTTCCCCGGCGGACCTGGATTACCAG gTGGACCCGGACAACCAGGTCAACCTGGCAAGGATGGTTTCAATGGAGCGCCTGGAGCTCCTGGATCCCCTGGTAGTTTAGGACCTGCAGGACCACAAGGTAAACCCGGTGCTCCAGGATCTCCTGGTGGTCCCGGCGGACCTGGACCAGCTGGACCTGCTGGAGGTCCAGGATCTCAGGGTCAACCAGGCACACCAGGTTTCCCTGGTGGCCCCGGCCCTGCTGGACCTCAAGGAGCACCGGGACCCCAGGGACCAACTGGTCCTGAGGGAAGACCTGGCTCTCCCGGTACCCCCGGACCTGCTGGA CCCGCTGGAGCTACTGGATCTGCTGGAATTTCTACCTCAATTCAGTCCCCAGCCTATGAGGTCCCTGCCCACCAGACCGGTCATCAGCAAGCGCCAGCTGCCCAACCGTCTCATCAAGAAACCGCACAACCACCGTTTTGGGCAGCCCCGACTCAACCATCTTGGTCTACTCCGCCTCAACCTTCAGTCCAGGCACCGCAATCCGCCTACGGAAGACGATAA
- the LOC116921683 gene encoding DNA nucleotidylexotransferase, translating to MSLSPSTKKRKQHDDADDQAEKIFPAKSPESNNIIIYIHPEGIGPKRLDIMKSSVIKNGFHLSNAMTVDVTHVISELQSREDVLNSKEFKEIRNWNGYIVESQWLVQCSKFHSLVPVAGYLLPSLSIPESTPVTIPHEETSLYPDPDFDLNKFNECVAERRAVLDHQNKDIAEALDLLREYWSLCHQTVTDERRALAFARAAAAVKCLPFKVTNPRQLKGIKDLGDGHALRVATQIVESGHSQEVEEKRNDKKFLSFQIFCKVFGVGPSIAKKWYAMGLRTAEDVKKRFDQLDVSKDNMISYGVAFYDDLNRPLQLVEAENTYKHITALAQRILPSVVTSMIGGFRRGKSSGHDLDVLFSYPEREHNEHGLIAAVRDELDKKGLVVWSRYSRADGPRGVEIDSSPLPAGSAKDHLLVIMIILKYPLDGHFDQLERRDFSTEKNLGLFQLADSARPWRAIRVDLVGSTTTQYPYAQIGWTGNKQYNRCLRQYAKDAFNYSLSSTGLYDKRQHRWLPAQTERDVFDHLKLSYREPWERNF from the exons ATGTCCCTTTCCCCTTCAactaaaaagagaaaacagcATGATGATGCAGATGATCAAGCGGAAAAGATTTTTCCCGCTAAAAGTCCTGAATCGAATAACATAATTATTTACATACATCCAGAGGGTATTGGACCTAAAAGACTGGATATTATGAAGAGTTCCGTCATTAAAAATGGATTTCATTTATCAAATGCCATGAC GGTTGATGTGACTCACGTAATATCAGAACTACAATCTAGAGAGGATGTTTTGAACAGCAAAGAATTCAAGGAAATTAGAAACTGGAATGGTTATATTGTGGAATCACAATGGCTTGTTCAATGTTCAAA GTTTCATTCTCTGGTACCAGTGGCTGGCTATCTTCTTCCATCGCTGTCCATCCCTGAATCAACACCAGTTACTATTCCACATGAAGAAACATCGTTGTATCCAGATCCGGACTTTGATTTGAACAAGTTCAATGAATGTGTTGCTGAAAGAAGAGCTGTCCTAGACCACCAGAACAAAGATATAGCA GAAGCACTTGATTTACTACGGGAATATTGGTCACTATGCCATCAAACTGTTACCGACGAGCGCCGTGCCCTTGCCTTTGCACGAGCAGCGGCAGCAGTAAAATGCTTGCCTTTCAAAGTGACGAACCCACGTCAG TTAAAAGGAATAAAAGACCTTGGTGATGGTCATGCATTGCGCGTCGCCACACAGATCGTTGAATCTGGGCACAGCCAGGAAGTGgaggaaaagagaaacgacaaaaaatttctttcctttcaG ATATTTTGTAAAGTCTTTGGAGTAGGTCCTTCTATTGCCAAGAAGTGGTATGCGATGGGTCTACGCACGGCTGAAGACGTAAAGAAACGCTTTGATCAGCTGGACGTCAGCAAAGATAATATGATTTCATACGG AGTGGCTTTCTACGACGATTTGAATCGACCGCTGCAATTGGTAGAGGCAGAGAACACATACAAGCACATCACAGCTTTAGCCCAGCGTATCTTACCGTCAGTCGTGACTAGCATGATTGGAGGATTTCGCCG AGGGAAATCTAGTGGTCACGATCTGGACGTGCTGTTTTCGTATCCAGAGCGTGAACATAATGAACACGGCTTAATTGCAGCTGTTCGAGACGAACTGGACAAAAAAGGTCTGGTCGTTTGGTCACGTTATTCGCGCGCGGACGGACCGAGAGGTGTCGAAATCGATTCCAGTCCACTTCCTGCTGGATCGGCAAAAGATCATTTACTAGTGATCATGATTATTTTAAAGTATCCGCTTGATGGTCATTTTGACCAGCTTGAACGGCGTGACTTTTCAA CTGAAAAGAATCTAGGGCTTTTCCAGTTGGCGGATTCAGCTCGCCCTTGGCGAGCTATACGGGTTGATTTAGTTGGCTCAACGACTACGCAGTATCCCTATGCTCAGATAGGATGGACCGGCAATAAACAGTACAACCGCTGCCTGCGTCAGTACGCGAAAGATGCCTTCAACTACTCCCTGAGCAGCACGGGTCTTTATGACAAGCGACAG CACCGTTGGTTACCTGCTCAAACAGAGCGAGACGTTTTCGATCACCTGAAGCTGAGCTATCGCGAGCCTTGGGAACGCAATTTTTAA
- the LOC116921687 gene encoding LOW QUALITY PROTEIN: protein transport protein SEC31-like (The sequence of the model RefSeq protein was modified relative to this genomic sequence to represent the inferred CDS: inserted 1 base in 1 codon) translates to MLDLALRPHQPGNRPQVFHCNRLSVLPLRLNSVAPNSNALNRNVLNKXRPIQERPQREQEVDAATRGGAPSSFASAAAPEQTFTPARDIADRPAEAPVERPARQQPAQRPARPASFGAERPQRNPEFAAGFPSGFTSGLPSFDFQGRMPEPDAKSEGFMESALNDFPNLKSLGGFDAFPDVAREGDSSAKRPSQNRPARPNAQKSKRSTPRGNLTNDPLPKNLSKRNKNKPIVLEDDEAMLEPDFSPIKRSSKQPTDIADIIADSVGEEQRFNPTFHPNNGPYGRAPPLAPANPPSVPTSSFRSRRPSSIGSSSGNKNRQNQRSPYVTDQFNEFVDGENGLLGSGNFDVLGGGVFRDTVDYQRPYVSSQPAYFPPSSPAPPLLHDSYRPHQPFFPSVQQSPPIGDQFGNFVPPLKPSLHQQQGPPSNNNNYGNVPTFPNSFFNDDDFFSNFRDFADVNQDYRN, encoded by the exons ATGCTGGATCTCGCCCTGCGGCCGCATCAGCCAGGCAACAGACCGCAGGTGTTCCACTGCAACAGGCTTTCCGTCCTGCCCCTCCGGCTGAATTCCGTCGCCCCCAACAGCAACGCCCTCAACAGGAACGTGCTCAACA ATCGTCCTATTCAGGAACGTCCCCAACGCGAACAGGAAGTTGATGCTGCCACACGAGGTGGAGCTCCGTCGTCTTTCGCTTCCGCCGCAGCCCCTGAGCAGACTTTTACTCCGGCCAGAGATATCGCCGATAGGCCCGCAGAAGCACCCGTCGAGAGGCCCGCTCGCCAGCAACCAGCTCAACGTCCAGCCCGCCCAGCTTCGTTCGGTGCTGAGCGTCCCCAAAGAAACCCCGAATTTGCCGCTGGATTCCCATCCGGATTCACTAGCGGACTTCCTTCTTTCGACTTCCAGGGACGCATGCCAG AGCCGGATGCCAAGAGCGAAGGATTCATGGAGTCTGCTTTGAACGATTTCCCTAACTTGAAATCTTTGGGTGGATTTGATGCTTTCCCCGATGTTGCCCGTGAAG GAGACAGCTCAGCAAAGAGACCCTCTCAGAACCGACCTGCCCGACCTAACGCTCAG AAAAGCAAACGATCAACACCACGTGGCAATTTGACCAACGATCCATTACCGAAAAACCTATCGAAACGGAATAAGAATAAACCCATCGTTCTGGAAGATGACGAAGCCATGCTGGAACCGGATTTCTCGCCCATCAAACGATCCAGCAAACAGCCGACTGATATTGCCGACATCATTGCCGATTCCGTAGGAGAAGAACAGCGTTTCAATCCGACTTTCCATCCGAATAACGGCCCGTACGGACGTGCCCCTCCACTGGCGCCTGCCAATCCTCCGTCAGTGCCCACGTCATCCTTCCGTTCACGTCGCCCGTCTTCCATCGGTTCTTCGTCTGGCAATAAAAACAGACAGAACCAGAGGTCTCCATACGTCACCGACCAGTTCAATGAATTCGTCGATGGCGAGAATGGACTTTTGGGTTCGGGCAATTTCGACGTGCTGGGCGGCGGGGTCTTCCGTGACACGGTCGATTATCAAAGGCCTTACGTCTCGTCGCAACCGGCGTATTTCCCGCCTAGTTcaccagcgccaccgctaCTACATGACTCTTATAGGCCTCATCAGCCTTTCTTCCCGTCTGTCCAGCAATCACCACCTATCGGCGATCAATTTGGAAATTTCGTTCCGCCGCTGAAACCTTCTCTTCATCAACAACAGGGGCCGCCTTCTAATAATAACAATTACGGCAACGTCCCCACGTTCCCGAACTCGTTCTTCAACGACGATGACTTCTTTTCCAACTTCCGAGACTTTGCCGACGTCAATCAGGACTATCGTAACTGA
- the LOC116921698 gene encoding cysteine dioxygenase type 1, protein MKMAKPVGTLDELKAELREAFEHDPVDVDHVMHLMESYKSNPAEWKQYAIFDRYKYTRNLVDEGNGKFNLMILCWGEGHASPIHDHADSHCFMKMLEGTLREVRFDWPKENDCSATDAACEQLNQKGSSLLELNKVCYINDSMGLHRVENPSHVDGAVSLHLYSPPYDTCHIFNQQTGKKAEAKVTFWSRYGAKVSPVTTPESCTPVVNSCCTEITE, encoded by the exons ATGAAA ATGGCCAAACCGGTTGGAACGTTAGACGAACTCAAAGCTGAGTTACGCGAAGCTTTCGAACATGACCCGGTCGACGTGGATCATGTCATGCACTTGATGGAATCCTACAAGAGCAATCCGGCCGAATGGAAGCAATATGCCATATTTGATCGATACAA GTACACAAGAAATTTGGTTGACGAAGGCAATGGCAAATTCAATTTGATGATACTCTGTTGGGGTGAGGGCCACGCTTCACCCATTCACGATCACGCCGACTCTCACTGCTTCATGAAAATGTTGGAGGGGACGCTCAGAGAGGTGCGATTTGATTGGCCAAAGGAAAACGACTGTTCGGCGACAGACGCTGCGTGTGAACAATTGAACCAAAAAGGCTCCTCCTTGCTGGAATTGAATAAAGTCTGTTACATCAACG ATTCGATGGGATTACATCGTGTGGAGAATCCCAGTCACGTAGACGGTGCAGTTTCACTGCATCTGTACAGCCCTCCTTACGACACGTGTCACATATTTAACCAGCAGACGGGAAAAAAGGCTGAAGCTAAAGTGACGTTTTGGAGCCGATATGGCGCAAAAGTTTCACCG GTAACGACTCCCGAGTCTTGTACTCCGGTGGTTAACAGCTGTTGCACTGAAATCACGGAGTAG